A region of the Elusimicrobiota bacterium genome:
CCCCGAGGAGCGGGATCTTGCTGATCCGGTCCTCGAGGCGGTCGCTGATGAGGCCGCCGATGACGATGGTCTCGCCGTCGCGGATGAGCACCGTGGTCTGGGCCTGGCGCGAGTCGATGCCGGGCGCCCCACCCGTGGCGGTCGGGGCCGTGGCCGAGGGCTGGCTGACCGTCGGGTTGACCAGGAGCGTGATGCGGCCGTCGGCGTTGATGGTCGGCGTCACCGTGAGCTGGATGCCCACGGAGACGTAGGTGACCTGCGAGGTGACGGCGCCGCCCGCGGTCGAGGCGATGCTGGAGGTCACGTAGGGATACTGGGTCGTGACATTGATGTTGGCGGGCTGGTTGTTGAGGGTCGCGATCTTCGGGTCGGAGAGGACCTTGATCTTGCCCTGGCTGGCGGCCGCGGTCAAGGTCATGTTGAGGATCTGGTTGTTGGTGATGCGCCCCAAAGTCAAGGCGCCCAGCACGTTGGACGCGGGGAGGTTGACCCCCGTACCGCCGCCGACTCCCAACGGGCTGTTGGCGCCGGCGATCTTGGTGGAGTCCATTCCGGCGACGCTGTTGAGGTCGAACGGAGTGGACTTCCCGGTCGCGACGCCGAGGGGAGCTCCGATGGTGGAGACCCCGTTCTTGCCGAACGCCTTGCCCTGGTCGGCGGAGAAATAGTTCCATTGGATGCCGTAGTCCAGGCTGTTGCTCAAAGTGACTTCGATGAGCTTGGCCTCGATGAGGACCTGCTTGGGCCGCACATCGAGCTGGGCGATGAGCCGCTCCTCGGTGGCCATCCCGTCCGGGGACTCGGTCAGGATCAGGGAGTTGGTCTTGAGGTCGGCCGTGGCCGAGCCCTGGCGGCCTTCGGCCGAGCGCACGGCGGTGAGCGCCGGCAGGATCTCGGAGGCCTTGGTGTAGTTGAGCGGGATGATCTTGGTGAGGGTGGTGGCCGTGCTGCGCTCCTTGGCCATCTGCGCCGGGGTCAGCACGCGCACGATGCTGTCGCCCACCTGCATGGTGACCAGGCCGCTCATGGACAGGATGGTCTGCACCGCCTCGTTGAAGGGCACGTCGCTGAGGTGCAGGGTCAGGGGCAGTACGGCCGCCACGTCGCTGCCGAAGATGATATTGACCCGGGCTTTGGCCGCGAGGAGCTTGAAGACGTCCCGGATATCCGTGGCGTCGAAGTCCAAGGTCACCAGATCCCGGGGCAGGCGGCTCATGATGTCGGAACGCCTCACGCGCTTGGCCAACCCCGAGGCGTGGGCCACGGACTCCTCCTCTTCGGGGGCGGCTTTCGCTTCAGACTCCCCCTCCGAGTCCTTCTCAGCCCGGTCCTTCACCAGGACCTTCGGCTTGGCCGCGGCCGCGGGGACGACCGCCGCGGCCTCCACGGCGACCGGAGCCGCCGCAGCCACCGCCGCCGGCGCCTTCGGGTGCTGAGGCTTGCGCGGGGCCGCTGCCTGGGGCGCCGCCGCGGCGGCCGCCTTGGGCGAGACCTCGGCTTGGGCGGCCGGAGTCGCCGGCGCCGGCGGCTGCGCCGCGGCGGATTCCGCCACCAAAGTGACGACCAGAGCGTGATCCGACTGGGTGAGGCGGTAGCCGGCCATCTCGTTGAGGTCCATGACGACGCGCGCGATCATCTTCGGGGAGCGTTGGTACTGGCCCACGCGCACGCGCTTGAGGAACCGCCCCTTGCCGGCGATCTCCGTGGCGCCCACCTGGTCCTCGGCATCGAGGAGCTCCACGACCAGGCGCGGGGGCTTGGCGATGAGGATGCCGTTGTACTGCGCCGGGGCGCTGAGCTTGATGGTCACCGTGTCGTAGCCGACGCTGAGGCCCTCTACGGTGGCCGACGCTTCCGCCGCGAAGCTCCGGACCAGCAGTCCCTCGGGGCACGCCAGGGCGAGGGCCAAGGCCGCGGCCAAAGAGCGCCTCGCGACTGTCTGCACGCAGGACCGCCTCATAATGGAGGGCCGCTTCGTAGTCATTGCATTCTCCCGCTCGCCGTCAATCCTTCTCTTCCTCGCCCAGCCGGAAAACCTGCACGTCGCCTTCCGGGGCGGTCAGGGTCGCCATCTTCTTCTTGAGGTCTATGGTCCCGGTCACGCCCGGTACGGCCTTCTGTTTGGGATCGTAGAGCCGGCCCTGGCGCAGGAGGAAGCCCCCGCCCGCTTCGTTGTCCACGAACAGCGCGAAATCGGTCCCCGCGTCGCGCATGATGCCCCGCAAGTAAAGCTTGTGGATGCTGAAATCCTGCAGCGAGAAGGCCCGCGCGGAGCCGCGGCTGGCGCCCCAGCGCGCGAAAGGGTCGCGCAGGCGCTCCCCCGTGTAGATGCTGCCGACGGTGGCCGCGGTGGACGCCTTGACCTCGACCGGGGCGGCAGCCGCGGGCGCCCCGCCCGCAGGCCCGCTGGCGGCCCGGGCCTCCGGAAGGCCGACTCCGAGGACCAGCGCCGCCGCCGTCAGGATCCAAGCTTTCATCATCCCTCTAATTGTACTGGTAGGAGACCAGCGTGAAGCTCACCCGCATCTCGCCCGTCCCTTCCGTGGGCTCCGGGAACTTGACGTCGTAGACGTTGTAAAGGCGCTGCTCCAGCGCCAGGGCTGCCAGGAATCTGCCGATGTTGTGGAACGTGCCGCGCACCGAGACCGGGAACCGGAACTCGGTGAAGTACTGCTGGGGCTTGCTGGGGCCCGGCGCGAAACTCAGCAGGAAGACCTTGTATTGGGCTCCCACGGAGTCCAGCGTCACCAGGATATCCGTCACCGACTTGGTCTTGGGCAGGCGCTTCTCGGCCTCGATCTTGCGCTCGTTGAGGCTCACCAACTGCCGGTCCAACTCGTCGAGCCTTGCGGCCTGGCGCTTGGCGGCCTGGATGTCGCGTTCCAGGCCCTCGATCTGGGTCTGGAGATCCTTCGTCTTCTTCGAGACCGGGAGCCAGAAGAACTGCACGTAGCAGTACGCGAAAGCGACCAGCCCGATGGCGCCCGCGGCCAGGGTCTGCTGCTGCTGCTTCGTCAGTTTGATGGCCATTCTGCGCTCACAGTTGGGGCGTATGGGCCGCGGTCAGAGTGAAGCTGCGCAGCGCGCCGGCCGCGGACTCCTGCGTGGTCATCGCGCCGAGCTCGATGCTGGTGAACCTTCCCGAATCCTCCATCTTGTGGATCCAGGTGCGGATGTCTTCGTTGGTGCGGGCCTCCGCCGTGATATTGAGCTTCAATTGGCCGCCGCCGCCGCCGCTCACGTCCAAAGTCTTGACCCGCACGCCGGACGGGATGCTCCTCACGAAATCGCTCATGAAGTAAGGATAGGTGCGCCGGCCGCGGTCCAGGCCGTCGATGACCCCAAGCCGGTCCCGCAGCGCCTTGGCCTGGGCTTCCATCTCCTTGACCTTGGCCACGACGGCGTCCAGCCGCTGGAGTTCGGCCTTGTCGATCGCGAGTTCGCCCTGCAGGCGATGGAGCCGGACCACGAACAATAAAGAGGCCAGCACGATCAGGAAGGCCGCCGCGGCGCCGGCCAGCCCGAACTGCAGGGCCTTCTGCCGCTGCTGGGCCTTGGCCAGGATTTCTTTGGGGACGAGGTTGATCTTAATCATGGCGGCTCAGAGCCAATCCCTGTTGCGCCGCAGCGCCAAGCCGACCGCCACCGCGAAGGCGGGAGCCAAAGACGCCGGCACGTCCGCGGGAGGGCGCTTCAGGCAAGCGAACGGCTCCAGCACCGAGACCGGGACCTTGAGCTCGGCGCTCAGGTGCTTGGTGAGGTTCTTGAGCGGAGCGCTCCCGCCCGCCAGGACGATGCGCGCGATGGCCCGCTCCGGCCCCTGGGACAGGTAGAAGTCCACCGAGCGGTGGACCTCGGCCACCAAGTCCTTGGCGACCGTCGTCACCGCCTGGGACACGCCCAGCGCCTCCCGGTTGCCCTCGGCCAGGGCCTTCTCTTTCTCGGCGGCGTCCACGATGATGCCCAGGTTCTTCTTGAGCTCCTCGGCCTTGGCCGCGTCGACCTGCACCCCCTTCATTATGGCCTTGGTCAGGGTGCTCCCGGAGATGAAGATGTCGCGGACCACGCGGGTGACGCCGCCCTCGATGATGGAGAGGTTGGTCACGCTGTGTCCGATGTTGAGGTAGAGGGTGGCCCCGCCCGCGGCCTTGGGATCGCGCAGCCGCTCGTGGATGTTCTCCAGCGCGAAGGAGTCCACGTCGATGATGGTGGGCACGAGCCCCGCGCCCTGCAGGATCTCCAGCCGCGCGGCCACGAGGTCCTTCTTGGCCGCCACCAGGACCGTCTCCATCTTCTTGAGCCCGTCCTCCACGATGTCGTCGAGGATGTGGAAGCCCAGCTGCACCTCGTTGATGTCGAACGGGATGAAGGGCTCGGCCTCGCTGGCCAGCGTGGCGGAAAGCTCGCTCTTGGTCAGGCGCGGGAACTTCACATAGCGCACGATGACGGAATTGCCGGAGAGCGCGGTCACGGCCTCCTTGACCTTGAGGCCCTTCTCGACCAGGAAGGCCCGCAGGGCGTTGATGGTCTGGACCTTCTTCTCCTCCGGGCTCGCCTCGGGCTTGATGGTCAGGGGCAGATGACTCCAAGCCTTGAGCGCCAGCCCGCCGTCTTCCTCCATGATGAGCGCGATCTTGATGGCATAGCTGCCCACGTCGACCGCCAGGACATAACGGGAGCCGGTCAGGGCCGCGCTGAGCCCTTTTAGTTTCTTCAGCACTTCGTCTAGTTTGGCAGCCATAAAAAAACGCCGACGCCCAGGCTCTTCCTATTTAAAGGAACACAGCCTCTGGACGGACTCGGCGCGGGCACGAACGGACCGGTCCTTCATGCAATCCGGGCCGGCAAAGGAGATTTATAACAGGTATCCACTGATTTGTCAAGGCCTTTGTTAAAGGATAGCAATGTTCGGTCGCGCCATGCCAGGCAGGCGGCGACCCATGCCCAGGCGCAAATATAGTAGAATACTCATCTGTGGACGGCATCCTTTTTGACTACGGCGGGACCCTCGATTCCGACGGGACCACCTGGATCGACCGGTTCTTCCGCATCACCCAGGACCTGGGTTTCGATTTTCCCCGCCCCCGGTTCGACCGCGCGTTCTACGACAGCGACGACAGCCTCCCCGCCCGCTTCGCGCTGAAGGGCCTGTCCCTGGAGCAGACGCTGACCCTCCAAGTCAACGGCGTCCTCGCAGCCTTGGCCCCGGACCGCGCGACGCAGGCGCCTGAGGTCGTGGCCCGCTTCATCGCCGAGTCGCGCGCCGCGTTCCAGCGCAACCGGCCGGTCCTGGAGCGGCTCGCCGCCCGCTACCGTCTGGGCGTCGTCTCCAACTTCTACGGGAACCTCGAAGACATCCTGGCCAGCGAAGGCCTGCGCGGGCTCTTCTCCTCGGTCGTGGATTCCGGGGTCCTAGGCGTCGCCAAGCCGGATCCGGCCATTTTCCGGAGAGCCCTGGCCGACCTGGGCCTCACGCCGGAGCAAGCCCTCATGGTGGGCGATTCAGTGCCCCGGGACATGAAGGGCGCCGAGGGTCTGGGCATGCGCCATATCCTGGTGGGAGATCTCTCCCGGCCGGTCTGCTGCCCCAAGGCGCTGCGAGTGGCCTCCGTCGCGGACCTGGAAAGCGTGCTGCCGAAAGCGGCCGGACCCGTCCCTCTGCGCGCGGGAATCATAGCGGCCGGCGACGGAGAGCGGCTCAAGTCCAGCCACCCCGAGACCATCAAGCCCCTGGTGCCGATACGCGGCCGGCCTCTTTGCCACTGGGTCGTCGGATCTCTGAGCGAGGCTGGCGTTCAGGATTTCACGGTCTTGTTCAATTCTCGAGGCCACCGCGCCCAGGAGAGCCTTTTGGCGTCCTTCCCGTCCTTGCGCTGGACCTTCCTCTCGCGCGACACTGCCTCCTCTTGGGAGAGCTTCCGCCTGGTGGCGCAATCTTTGGCCGAGACCGAGGGCTCATTCCTCATCAGCACGGTCGACGCGCTCATGCCCCCGGCCGGGGCCCGTCGCTTCGCCGAGGCGGCCAGGGTCTCGGGCGCCCCGGCGGCCCTCGCCCTCACCGAATTCATCGACGACGAGAAGCCGCTCTGGGCCGACTTGGGCCCGGACGGCCGGGTCACGGCCTTGGGAGCGGACGCCCGCACTCACCGGTACGCCACCTGCGGCCTCTACTATCTGACCGCGGCCGTGGCGCGGGCGCTGCCGCAGGCGCAGGCCTACGGCAGGCTGCGCGAGTATCTGCAAGACTTGGTCGCCCAAAGCGCGGTGGCGGGAGTCGTCCTGTCCAAAACCATCGACGTGGACCGGCCCGAGGACGTCCGCCAGGCCGAGAATTTCGTCACGGCGTTCGAGAGCTGACCATGGTTTCCTGCCTGGGCATCTGCAGAGAATTGACGAACTCCCCGAACCGGGAGACCGACGACGCCCTCATCCTCAAGGCGGTCATGGAGCAGCTTTCCATCTATAGGGCTCACACCATGGTCATGACCCCGGAAGAGGCGGACACCGCGGACCTGGGCTCCTGGGACATGATCGTGCCCATGTGCGAGTCCTATCCCCGCCTGCGCCGCCTCATCGCCCAGCAGCGAGCGCGGCCCGTGCTCATGGTCAACCCGCCGGAGTCGGTGCTGGCCTGCTACCGCCTGAGCATGTACGAGGCCTTCGCCAAGGACCCCAGCATCCTCTGCCCCCCCACCGAGACCCGCAGCATCCAGGGCTCGCACGCGCTGCAGCCCCCGGCCTTCGCGGACCACGGCGGACTCTGGGTCAAGCGCGGCGACGTGCACAACACCTGCACCCACGACGTGGTCTACGCGGGGGACTGGTCCGAGGTGGAGGCCATCCGCCAGGATTTCGCCTCCCGCGAGATCTCGTCCTTGGTCCTGCAGCAGCACGTCGACGGCGACCTAGTCAAGTTCTACGGCGTGGGCCCGGGGCGCTGGTTCACCTACTTCTACCACGACCCGGCCACGGCGCGCAAGCTCCCCTTCGACATCGACATCCTGGCGGCCATGGCAGCGGCCGGAGCCTCCGCCCTCAAGCTCGAGGTCTTCGGCGGCGACGCCATCATCACCCCCGAGGGCCGCATCTATCTCATCGACATCAATTCCTGGCCGAGCTTCGCGCGCGTGCGCGCCGAAGCCTCCATCCAGATCGCCTGGCAGCTGCGCTCCAGGCTCAAAACCCTGCAAGCCGTGAGGAGACCCTGACATGCCCGCCCCGACCAACGCTCCAGCCAAGACCTTCCGCTACGTCCCGGGCCCCAAATCCAAAGCCCTCTGCGACGAGGAATCCAAGCACATCGCGCCCGGCCTGCAGACCATCGCGCTCTACTCCCAGATCGCCCTGGAGAGCGGCCATGGCCGGCACCTGCGCGACCTCGACGGCAAGGAATACCTGGATTTCGTGGCCGGCATCGGCGTGGCCTCCTTGGGCTACTCCCACCCGGAGTACGTGCGCATCGTCTCCGAGCAGCTCCAGAAGATATCGGTGGGCAGCTTCACCACGCCGCACCGGGCCAACTTCGTCAAGACCCTGGCCACGGTGACCCCCAAGGGTCTCGACCGCATCCAGCTCTACTCCTCGGGCGCCGAAGCCGTCGAGGCCGCGGTGCGCCTGGCCAAGAGCCGCACCAAGAAATACGAGCTCATGGGCTTCTGGGGCGGCTTCCACGGCAAGACCGGCGGCATCCTGCCGGTGCTGGGCGACAGCTTCAAGCACGAGCTCGGCCCCCTGATGCCGGGCCTCTACCTCACCCCCTACCCCAACCAGGACCACTGCCCGTTCGGGACCAAGGGCGAGCACGACTGCGCCGCCCACTGCCTGGACTTCATGCGCGAGACGATCAAGCGCTCCACGGCCGGGGCCTTGGCCGCGGTCATCGTGGAGCCCATCCAGGGCACGGCCGGCAACGTCATCCCCGCCCGGGGCTGGCTCAAGGGCCTGCGCGCGCTGACCAAGGAGCTGGGCGCGCTGCTCATCTCGGATGAGATGATCACGGGCTTCGGCCGCACCGGCACGATGTGGGGCTGCGACAACGAGCAGGTCATCCCGGACATCATGACCGTGGGCAAAGGGCTGGGGGGCGGCTTCCCGGTCTCCGGGGTCATCACCTCCACCGAGATCTCGCAGTCCAAGCCCTGGGGCAACCCCAGCGGCTCCTCGTCGAGCTACGGCGGCAATCCCTTCGCCTCCGCGGCCTGCGACGCGGCCCTGCAGATCATCCTCAAAGAGAAGCTGGTGGACAATTCCCGCAAGATGGGAGAGCTCCTGCTCGCCCGGCTCGCGGAGCTCAAGGCCAAGAGCCCCCTCATCGGCCTGGCGCGCGGACGGGGCCTCATGATCGGCGTGGAGCTCGTCAACCCCAAGACCCGCAAGCCTCTCGAGGGAGCCCTCTGCCGCGAGCTCTTCGAGGAGTGCCTGACCCGGGGACTGCTGACCATGTCCTACAACCCCATGCTGCGCATCAACCCGCCGCTGACCATCACCAAGGACGAGGTGGAGCACGGCGTCGCGGTGTTCGGCGACGCTTTGGCCGCACTGGCCGGGCGCCACGGGCTGGCCTAGCTAGGACGAGATGGAAAAACTCAAGGGGGCGCTGGTCGGCTACGGGGCGGTGGCGCACAACGCCCACGCCCCCGCCCTGCGCGGCCGTTCGGATCTGGCCATCGCCGCGGTCGCGGACGCCGACCCGGAGCGTCTGCGCCTGGCCGAGGAGTCCTTCCCGGGAGCGCGGCCCTACCCCAGCCTCGAGGCCCTGCTCGAATCCGAGACCAACCTGGATTTCCTGGACTTGGCCACGCCGCCCTGGCTGCACGGCCGGCAGGTCCTCAGCGCGCTGGAGCGGGGCCTGCACGTGCTCTGCGAGAAGCCCCTGACCCTCGACACCACCGAATTCCGGCGCGTCGCCGAGACCGCGCGGCGCCGGGACCGCGCGGTCTTCACCGTGCACAACTGGGGCTGCGCGCCCATCTGGGCCAAGGCCGCGGCCCTCTCGGCCGAGGGCGCCTTGGGCGAGATCCGCCACGCCGAGCTCCACGCCGTGCGCACCAAGCCCTCCGTCGCCGCGGGCCCCGGCGACTGGCGCACCGACGCCAACTTGGCCGGAGGCGGCATCCTGGTGGACCACGGCTGGCACAACCTCTACCTCCTCAAGCGGGTCCTCTTCCCCGGCCTGGACGCGCCCGGGCCGGTGGAGACAGCGGCATTCTTCCATCGGCCGGCGCCCACGGCGGCGGAGAGCGAGGCCACCGTCTTCTACCGCTTCCCCGCGGCCACGGCCCTGCTGCATCTGACCTGGCGGGGGACCTTCCGCTCCAACTGGGCCGTCTTCCATGGCACGCGGGCCGTCCTGGAGATGCGCGACGACCATCTGCTGCTCCGCCAGGGAGCGCAGGAAGAGCAGCGCCTCGATTTCCCCGAGAAGCTCTCCGCCGGCTCGGCCCACCCGGAGTGGTTCGCCTCCCTCTTGCCCGACTTCTGCGCCGAGATGCGGGACCCCGCGCGGCGCGGCCGCAACCTCGCGGAGGCCGGCTTCGTGCTGGACCTCATCCGCCGGGCCTACGACGGCGGGCGCAAGCCACGCGCCGCGGAGGCGGTCCATCCGTAAGGGCGCTTCGGCCATGCTCAGCGACGCGATCCTCTGGGTCTCCAATCCGTCCCTCCTGTCCCACCGTGTCGGCGGCATGACCGTCCTGGAGCGCCAACTCCACACCCTGAGCCGGGCCGGCCTGCGCCGAGTGTGGGTCTCCGCCGATCAGGTGACGAAAGCCGCCGCCGGGCTAAGGCGCCCCGCGGGCCTGGAGGTCTTCTGGATCAGCCGCAGTATCGGCGGCGCGGCGCCGCAGTGCCAGCCTCCCTATGTGGTGGTTTCCGGCAGCCATTTCCTCCGGGTCGAGACCCTCGCCCACATCGTCTGCCATCCGGGCGACGCCCACACGGCCTACCTCGACGACCGCCAAGCCTCCGTGGTCCAAGTCGTGCCGACCCGGGACGACGCCGCCGCACCCTGCCGCAACCAGCCGCTGCCAGCGGGCGCCAGCATATCCCTGCAGCATCCCATCCAGGACGCCCTCACCGTGGAATGGCTGTTGGCCACGGGGACCAAGAGCCAGGACGGGTTCATGGCGCGCCACTTCGATCGCCACATCTCTTTGGGCATCTCCCGCTCGCTTCTGGAGACCGCGATCTCGCCCAACATGATGACGATCCTGAGCAGCCTGGTCGGCCTGCTGGGAACGTCTTTCTTCCTCTTCCACACCTGGGGCGCCCACATGGCCGGCGCGGCCCTGGTCTGGCTGCACTCCGTCCTGGACGGCTGCGACGGCGAGCTCGCCCGCATCCGCTTCCAGGAGAGCCCCCTGGGCGCGGACATCGACTTCTGGGGCGACAACCTCGTGCACGTGTCCCTGTTCGGCTGCCTGGCCGTGGGCTTCGCCCGCTCCGACCAGAGCGTCCTGCCGCTGCTGGCCGGGCTGACCGCCACGGTCGGCATACTCGGCTCCGCGAGTCTGGTGTACCGCCAGCGGCTGGCGCGCCGCCAGCTCCCTGCGGAATCACCGCCGAAGAACCTCGACTCTTTGCTCGCGCGCGTGGAGACCATCCTGGAGCAGCGCGATTTCATATACGTGCTCCTGGTCCTGGCCTATTTCAATCCCGACCTGTGCTGCACTTACGCTTTCATGTGGGCCGGCGCCGTCGGGGTCACGCTCTTCTTCGCCATGACGCTCTACATCGGGAGGCTCAATCGTGAACAAGCATTCCAACCGCATCGCGCCGGCTAAAGGCCGGCTCGGAGTCCTGCTGCCCGGGATGGGCGCCATCACCAGCACCGTCATCGCCGGCCTTCTGCTGGCCCGCAAAGGCAAGGGCCGCCTCATCGGGTCCCTGACCCAGATGCAGACCATCCGCCTGGGCAAGCGCTACGAGCACCGCGCCCCCCTCATCAAGGATTTCATCCCCCTGGCCCAACTCTCCGACCTGGTCTTCGGCGGCTGGGACCTGTTCCCGGACAACACCTACGAGGCCGCCCTGAAGGCCGGCGTCCTGGACCGCTGGACCATCGACCCCGTGCGCAAGGATATGGAAGCCATCCGTCCCATGACCGCGGTCTGGGACCCCGCCTACCTGAAGAACCTGAAGGCCACCCATTTCAAGAAGGGCCGCTCCAAGTGGGACCTGGCCCAGCAGCTCATGGCCGACATCCAGAAGTTCCAGAAGAGCACCGGGGCGACGCGCCTGGTCATGCTCTGGTGCGGCTCGACCGAGATCCTGCCGGCCCCGTCGCCGGTCCACGAGTCCCTCGCCGCCTTCGAGAAGGGCTTGCGCGAGAGCCATCCGGCCATCCCGCCCTCCATGATCTACGCCTACGCCGCGCTCAAGCTGGGCATCCCCTACGGCAACGGGGCGCCCAACCTCTCCGTGGACGTCCCGGCCATGACGGAGCTCGCCGAGAAGACCGGCACGCCCATCATGGGCAAGGACTTCAAGACCGGGCAGACCCTCATGAAGACCACCATCGCGCCCATGCTCAAGGCCCGGATGCTGGCCTTGCGCGGCTGGTATTCGACGAACATCCTGGGCAACCGCGACGGCGAGGTGCTCGACGACCCGGGCTCCTTCAAGACCAAGGAGAAGAGCAAGATGTCGGTGCTGGACACGATCCTGGAGCCCAAGCTCTACCCGCAGCTCTACGGCAAGTTCCACCACAAGGTGCGCATCGACTATTACCCGCCGCGAGGCGACGCCAAGGAAGGCTGGGACAACATCGACATCGCGGGCTGGCTGGACATGCCCATGCAGATCAAGATCAACTTCCTCTGCCGGGACAGCATACTCGCCGCCCCCATCGTCCTGGACCTGGTCCTGTTCCTGGACTTGGCCAAACGCGCCGGCCTCAAGGGCATCCAGGAGTGGCTGTCCTTCTACTTCAAGTCCCCCCAGTGCCGGCCGGACTTGGACCCCGAGCACGATATCTTCATCCAGCACCTCAAGCTCAAGAATACGCTGCGCCTGCTGATGGATGAGGAGGTCCTCGACCACTCCGGCCTGGACTACTACGACCCGGAAAAGGGCCTGCCCACGCCCGCGCCGGCCGCCAAGCCTCTGCCCAAGAGCGCGGCCAAGGCCAAGCCGCGGTCACCGGTCCTGCACTAGCCTTACGAGCGGGCGAGCGATGGCTCGCCCGCAACCGCCCCGCGAAGCGGGGCGGCAGGACCCCATTCGCCGGTTTCTCTTATTTTATAAGGTCATTTTCCACAGAAGTAGCTGTTATTCTCGAAAGTTATGATTTCTCTATAAGCGCCCTGGTTTTCGATTTTGTATACTCTCTGGGCGTGAAAAGGGTCTTCATGACAACCCTCCTGGCCGGGGTCCTGGCGTCTCCCGCGATCGGCGAGGAGGTCGCTTCTTCCACGGCAACCCCGGCCGCGGCGCCGGTCTCCACCACCAGCGTCTCCATCCCTGTCTCCACCGGCAGCGTCGCGGTAGCCCTGAGCACGCCCCCCGCTTCGGTCTCGCTGTCGTCGGCATCGGTCACGGCGACAACCTCGACGGTCGTCCTGCCCGGCCTATCGACCGGGGCCGCTCCCGGGGCTTGGACAGCGACGGCGCCCGGCTCCGCCGGCCCGGTCCCCAGGCCGTGGGTCCTCGGCGAGATCGCCGTGGAAGGCAACAAGAACGTCAAGCCCGGGGTGGTGCGCTCCCAGGTGAAAGCCCGCAAAGGCAACCTCTACGACCGCCCGGACCTCGACCGGGACGTGCAGACGCTGCTCGGCATGGGCAATTTCGAGCGCGTGGCCGCGGACGTCACGCTCACGGACAAGCCGGTGCCCGCCCATTTCGCCAAGGTGGCCGGGACCGACCGCATGGTGCGTCTGACCTTCATGGTCAAGGAAAAGCCGCTGGTCAAAAAGATCAAGTTCAACGGGAACAAGAAGCTCTCGCGCTCCGCTCTCGACGACGCCACGACTCTCAAGGCCAAGGACCCGTTGGACGACGCCAAACTGCGCGACGACCTCGAGAAGATCCTCGCCAAATACCACGAGAAGGGCTTCCTCGACGCGGCCGCGCGCTACGAAATCAAGCGCGACACCGCCGCCCAGCAGGCCTCGATCGACTGGTTCATCACGGAGGGGGCGAAGTCCCACATCGAACTGGTCACGATCAGCGGAGTGAAGGCCTATAAGCCCAAGAAGCTCCTCAAACTCATGAAGAACCGGACCAAGGGGTGGTTCCGCGCCGGCGTCTTCACCGAGAAGGATCTTCCCGAGGATGTCCGGAAGATCTCCGATTACTACCACAACCACGGCTATCTGGACGTCTCCGTCAGCACCCCGGACGTCAAGGTCAGCACGGATAAGACCCGCATCTTCATCGCGCTGGACCTCATCGAGGGCCGGGCCTACAAGTTCGGGGACACCACCTTCTCCGGGAACATCATCTTCACGTCCACCGAGCTCGTCAAAGCCTTGGAATTCCGGCGCGGACGCGTGTTCAATCAGGAGAAATTCGACGCCTCGGTGCGGGCCATCCAGGAACTCTACGCGGACAAAGGCCGCCTGCGCGCCCGCCTGACGCCCGTCAAAAGCCTCAATGAGAAGACCGACCTGATGGACGTGTCCGTAGGCATCGTGGAAGGCGACATCGTCTACATCGACCATGTCGACGTCGAGGGCAACAAGGCCACCAGGTCCTACGTGCTCAAGCGCGAGGT
Encoded here:
- a CDS encoding PilN domain-containing protein, whose product is MIKINLVPKEILAKAQQRQKALQFGLAGAAAAFLIVLASLLFVVRLHRLQGELAIDKAELQRLDAVVAKVKEMEAQAKALRDRLGVIDGLDRGRRTYPYFMSDFVRSIPSGVRVKTLDVSGGGGGQLKLNITAEARTNEDIRTWIHKMEDSGRFTSIELGAMTTQESAAGALRSFTLTAAHTPQL
- the pilO gene encoding type 4a pilus biogenesis protein PilO, translated to MAIKLTKQQQQTLAAGAIGLVAFAYCYVQFFWLPVSKKTKDLQTQIEGLERDIQAAKRQAARLDELDRQLVSLNERKIEAEKRLPKTKSVTDILVTLDSVGAQYKVFLLSFAPGPSKPQQYFTEFRFPVSVRGTFHNIGRFLAALALEQRLYNVYDVKFPEPTEGTGEMRVSFTLVSYQYN
- the pilM gene encoding type IV pilus assembly protein PilM, translating into MLKKLKGLSAALTGSRYVLAVDVGSYAIKIALIMEEDGGLALKAWSHLPLTIKPEASPEEKKVQTINALRAFLVEKGLKVKEAVTALSGNSVIVRYVKFPRLTKSELSATLASEAEPFIPFDINEVQLGFHILDDIVEDGLKKMETVLVAAKKDLVAARLEILQGAGLVPTIIDVDSFALENIHERLRDPKAAGGATLYLNIGHSVTNLSIIEGGVTRVVRDIFISGSTLTKAIMKGVQVDAAKAEELKKNLGIIVDAAEKEKALAEGNREALGVSQAVTTVAKDLVAEVHRSVDFYLSQGPERAIARIVLAGGSAPLKNLTKHLSAELKVPVSVLEPFACLKRPPADVPASLAPAFAVAVGLALRRNRDWL
- a CDS encoding HAD-IA family hydrolase, whose amino-acid sequence is MDGILFDYGGTLDSDGTTWIDRFFRITQDLGFDFPRPRFDRAFYDSDDSLPARFALKGLSLEQTLTLQVNGVLAALAPDRATQAPEVVARFIAESRAAFQRNRPVLERLAARYRLGVVSNFYGNLEDILASEGLRGLFSSVVDSGVLGVAKPDPAIFRRALADLGLTPEQALMVGDSVPRDMKGAEGLGMRHILVGDLSRPVCCPKALRVASVADLESVLPKAAGPVPLRAGIIAAGDGERLKSSHPETIKPLVPIRGRPLCHWVVGSLSEAGVQDFTVLFNSRGHRAQESLLASFPSLRWTFLSRDTASSWESFRLVAQSLAETEGSFLISTVDALMPPAGARRFAEAARVSGAPAALALTEFIDDEKPLWADLGPDGRVTALGADARTHRYATCGLYYLTAAVARALPQAQAYGRLREYLQDLVAQSAVAGVVLSKTIDVDRPEDVRQAENFVTAFES
- the pilQ gene encoding type IV pilus secretin PilQ; its protein translation is MQTVARRSLAAALALALACPEGLLVRSFAAEASATVEGLSVGYDTVTIKLSAPAQYNGILIAKPPRLVVELLDAEDQVGATEIAGKGRFLKRVRVGQYQRSPKMIARVVMDLNEMAGYRLTQSDHALVVTLVAESAAAQPPAPATPAAQAEVSPKAAAAAAPQAAAPRKPQHPKAPAAVAAAAPVAVEAAAVVPAAAAKPKVLVKDRAEKDSEGESEAKAAPEEEESVAHASGLAKRVRRSDIMSRLPRDLVTLDFDATDIRDVFKLLAAKARVNIIFGSDVAAVLPLTLHLSDVPFNEAVQTILSMSGLVTMQVGDSIVRVLTPAQMAKERSTATTLTKIIPLNYTKASEILPALTAVRSAEGRQGSATADLKTNSLILTESPDGMATEERLIAQLDVRPKQVLIEAKLIEVTLSNSLDYGIQWNYFSADQGKAFGKNGVSTIGAPLGVATGKSTPFDLNSVAGMDSTKIAGANSPLGVGGGTGVNLPASNVLGALTLGRITNNQILNMTLTAAASQGKIKVLSDPKIATLNNQPANINVTTQYPYVTSSIASTAGGAVTSQVTYVSVGIQLTVTPTINADGRITLLVNPTVSQPSATAPTATGGAPGIDSRQAQTTVLIRDGETIVIGGLISDRLEDRISKIPLLGDIPILGWLFRSKHKARTRTELLIFVTPKILAD